In Sebaldella termitidis ATCC 33386, one DNA window encodes the following:
- a CDS encoding lipase — protein MKKRSLYLCLLAGIILTFTGCAVLKTALHHDYKINKYDETENMEYIVLFHGIYGTEKDMKPIAEMLGNKNYNIISIQYPTNSDSVEMISEKYIKPVIDGLDNDKKVHFVVHSMGSGILRYYLKNNNMDNLGKVVFISPPSHGSALADHFISKMLKDPLGEAVLQFSIKEDSFVNKLGNPDYSCYVLIGNKSNNPLYSVIIPGKDDGMVPLDGSKLDSCAYKVVDKASHTSILKDERTFNEIENYLKN, from the coding sequence ATGAAGAAGAGAAGTTTGTATTTATGTCTTTTAGCAGGGATTATATTAACGTTTACGGGATGTGCGGTCTTAAAGACTGCTTTGCATCATGATTATAAGATAAACAAATATGATGAAACAGAAAATATGGAGTATATAGTACTGTTTCACGGAATATACGGAACAGAAAAGGATATGAAGCCGATAGCAGAAATGCTTGGAAATAAAAATTATAACATAATAAGTATACAATACCCGACAAACAGTGACAGTGTGGAAATGATATCGGAAAAATATATAAAACCTGTTATAGACGGGCTGGATAATGATAAAAAGGTTCATTTCGTGGTACACTCCATGGGAAGTGGAATATTAAGATATTATTTGAAAAATAATAATATGGATAATCTCGGGAAAGTGGTATTTATTTCGCCGCCGAGTCATGGAAGTGCACTTGCAGATCATTTTATATCAAAGATGCTGAAAGATCCGCTGGGAGAGGCAGTTCTTCAGTTCAGTATAAAAGAAGACAGTTTTGTGAATAAACTGGGGAATCCTGATTATTCATGCTATGTATTGATTGGAAATAAATCAAATAATCCGCTGTATTCTGTCATAATACCGGGAAAGGATGACGGAATGGTACCGCTTGACGGTTCAAAGCTGGATTCATGTGCTTACAAAGTCGTAGACAAAGCATCTCATACATCAATACTTAAAGATGAAAGAACATTTAATGAAATAGAAAATTATCTGAAAAATTAA
- a CDS encoding DUF1385 domain-containing protein, with translation MMRGPKAIATAVRRKDGTIVYRKKTLDEKKNKWFKMPFIRGVLALFDAMVIGTKELIFASNQAGEEEEQLSDKEVMGTVSMSLIIGIGVFMVIPSLVGGLVFKDNKLMANIIEAAIRLIMFLGYIWGISFFKDVRRVFEYHGAEHKSIYNYEMEKALEVENAKTCTRFHPRCGTSFLLLVMFISILVFSIVDFIFPVPDNKFLLIVYKIFTRIPFVPVVAGISFEIQRWTSYHLNNIIGKMIAGPGLLLQKITTKEPDESQLEVALVALKVALGQEVTNAVEVEN, from the coding sequence ATGATGAGAGGGCCTAAAGCAATAGCAACCGCTGTAAGAAGAAAAGACGGAACAATAGTATACAGAAAAAAAACACTTGACGAAAAAAAGAATAAATGGTTTAAAATGCCTTTTATAAGAGGTGTTCTGGCATTATTTGACGCAATGGTTATAGGGACAAAAGAACTTATTTTTGCTTCAAATCAGGCTGGGGAAGAAGAAGAGCAGCTAAGTGACAAAGAGGTAATGGGAACAGTTTCTATGTCTCTTATTATAGGAATAGGAGTATTTATGGTTATTCCGTCACTTGTAGGCGGACTTGTATTTAAAGATAACAAATTAATGGCTAATATTATAGAGGCTGCGATAAGACTGATAATGTTTCTCGGATATATCTGGGGAATTTCATTCTTTAAGGATGTAAGAAGAGTTTTTGAATATCACGGAGCCGAGCATAAATCAATCTATAATTATGAAATGGAGAAAGCTCTGGAAGTGGAAAATGCTAAGACATGCACAAGATTTCATCCCAGATGCGGTACAAGTTTTCTGCTTTTAGTTATGTTTATAAGTATACTTGTATTTTCAATTGTAGATTTTATATTTCCTGTACCGGATAATAAATTTCTTCTGATTGTTTATAAAATATTTACAAGAATCCCTTTTGTGCCGGTAGTAGCCGGAATTTCATTTGAGATTCAAAGATGGACAAGCTATCATCTGAATAATATAATCGGAAAAATGATAGCAGGACCCGGGCTTCTTCTGCAGAAAATTACTACAAAAGAACCTGATGAAAGTCAGCTTGAGGTAGCACTTGTGGCTTTGAAGGTAGCTTTAGGCCAGGAAGTAACTAATGCTGTGGAAGTGGAAAATTAA
- a CDS encoding amino acid ABC transporter permease codes for MTGKTRILIKMLIFIILLVLIFRTIDLSFLKKSDCIFLLQGLWVTVQITFCGVLLGVVLGTLLAFLRYLNNPVVDTIIEEYVDILRGIPVTIQLLIFAYFILSGVVQSKFLIAVIGFGINSSAYVSEIIRSGIESLDKGQMEAARALGMPYSMSMFEIIIPQAVRNILPALINEFIALFKETSVVGLVLINMYDLTFASKALQSKYYKPEPYILAGIIYYICVKLFSIFAGTLERKLKK; via the coding sequence ATGACTGGTAAAACCAGAATTTTGATAAAAATGCTGATATTTATAATATTATTAGTATTGATATTTAGAACAATTGATTTGAGCTTCCTGAAAAAAAGCGACTGCATCTTTTTGCTTCAGGGATTATGGGTAACTGTACAGATAACTTTTTGCGGGGTACTTCTCGGAGTAGTACTGGGAACTCTGCTTGCATTTTTGAGGTATCTGAATAATCCTGTTGTTGATACGATTATAGAAGAATATGTGGATATACTGCGTGGAATACCAGTAACAATCCAGCTTTTGATATTTGCTTATTTTATTTTGAGCGGAGTTGTTCAGTCAAAATTTTTGATTGCAGTAATAGGTTTTGGTATAAACAGCTCGGCATATGTTTCGGAGATAATCAGATCAGGAATAGAGAGTCTGGACAAGGGACAGATGGAAGCTGCAAGAGCTTTGGGCATGCCTTATTCCATGTCGATGTTTGAGATAATAATCCCGCAGGCAGTAAGGAATATACTTCCGGCATTAATAAACGAATTTATAGCTTTATTTAAGGAAACATCAGTGGTAGGACTGGTACTTATAAATATGTATGATCTGACTTTTGCAAGTAAGGCTCTGCAGAGTAAATATTATAAACCTGAACCGTATATTCTCGCAGGAATAATATATTACATATGTGTAAAATTATTTTCAATTTTTGCAGGGACTCTGGAAAGGAAGTTGAAAAAATGA
- the coaD gene encoding pantetheine-phosphate adenylyltransferase yields the protein MKKIAVYPGSFDPITKGHTDIIKRSAGLFDELKIGILINSSKKNWFTIEERIELVKRILKAENIEAEVLSFKGLTVDFMAEQNANILVRGLRAVSDYEYELQFTLTNTILAKQPFETLFFTAPREYLYLSSSLVKEVALNNGKLDRFLPENIIKDIEERAERIRKG from the coding sequence ATGAAAAAGATAGCAGTATACCCTGGGAGTTTTGATCCGATTACAAAAGGTCATACAGACATAATAAAGAGAAGTGCCGGATTGTTTGATGAATTAAAAATAGGAATCTTGATTAATTCGTCTAAAAAAAATTGGTTTACAATAGAAGAAAGAATAGAATTGGTAAAAAGAATATTAAAAGCCGAAAATATAGAAGCCGAGGTATTGAGTTTTAAGGGGCTGACAGTAGATTTTATGGCAGAACAGAATGCCAATATACTGGTAAGAGGATTAAGAGCAGTTTCTGATTACGAATATGAACTGCAGTTTACTCTGACAAATACTATATTGGCAAAGCAACCATTTGAAACTTTATTTTTTACGGCACCGAGAGAATATCTCTATTTGAGTTCCAGTCTGGTAAAAGAGGTAGCTCTGAATAACGGAAAACTGGATAGATTCTTACCTGAAAATATAATAAAGGATATAGAGGAGAGAGCCGAAAGAATTAGAAAAGGATAG
- a CDS encoding amino acid ABC transporter ATP-binding protein yields the protein MIEVKGLYKNFGNLEVLKDINKTINKGEVVAIIGPSGSGKSTLLRCINLLETPSKGEILIEGENILSSKTNVNKIRQKVGMVFQHFNLFPHKTVLQNLTMAPVKLKKMSKAEAEKTAIDLLRKVGLEEKKDVYPNTLSGGQKQRVAIARALAMNPEVILFDEPTSALDPEMIGEVLDVIKKLAHEGMTMLLVTHEMGFARNVAKRVIFMDEGRIVEDEDPEKIFTNPGHERTKEFLNKVLNH from the coding sequence ATGATAGAAGTAAAAGGTTTGTATAAAAATTTTGGAAATCTGGAAGTATTGAAGGATATAAATAAAACAATAAATAAAGGAGAGGTAGTGGCCATTATAGGTCCCAGCGGAAGCGGGAAATCTACTCTTCTAAGATGCATAAATCTCCTGGAAACACCAAGTAAGGGTGAAATACTGATTGAAGGAGAAAATATACTTTCTTCAAAAACAAATGTAAATAAAATAAGACAGAAAGTAGGAATGGTTTTTCAGCATTTTAATCTTTTTCCTCATAAAACGGTATTGCAGAATCTTACTATGGCACCTGTAAAACTGAAAAAAATGTCAAAAGCTGAAGCTGAGAAAACGGCAATTGATCTTCTAAGAAAAGTAGGGCTTGAGGAGAAAAAGGATGTTTATCCAAATACGCTGTCAGGAGGACAGAAACAAAGGGTGGCAATAGCAAGGGCACTTGCTATGAATCCGGAAGTAATATTATTTGATGAGCCGACATCTGCACTGGATCCCGAGATGATAGGAGAGGTTCTGGATGTAATAAAAAAACTTGCTCATGAAGGAATGACAATGCTTTTGGTAACACATGAGATGGGATTTGCCAGAAATGTGGCAAAAAGAGTAATATTTATGGATGAAGGAAGAATCGTAGAAGACGAGGATCCAGAAAAAATATTTACAAATCCAGGGCATGAAAGAACAAAAGAATTTTTGAACAAAGTATTAAATCATTAA
- a CDS encoding acyl carrier protein, with product MLDKIKTIVAEQLGVDESQVTEDASFIDDLGADSLDTVELIMAFEEAFDVEIPDEDAQKIKTVKDVIDYIEAK from the coding sequence ATGTTAGATAAAATAAAAACAATAGTTGCAGAACAATTAGGTGTTGATGAAAGCCAAGTAACAGAGGATGCATCTTTTATAGATGATTTAGGTGCGGATTCATTAGATACAGTAGAATTGATTATGGCTTTTGAAGAAGCATTTGACGTGGAAATTCCTGATGAAGATGCACAAAAAATTAAAACTGTAAAAGATGTAATTGATTATATTGAAGCAAAATAA
- the radA gene encoding DNA repair protein RadA has protein sequence MASKSGYICSECGYTSKKWLGKCPNCESWGTFEEEVDIKKTLSKISAEDVEIVKLEEIELGKEFRMVTKFSEFDRVLGGGLVKGEVVLISGNPGIGKSTFLLQLIDEYSKTGNVFYISGEESLRQIKQRADRLGVKSKSLYLANETNLEKIESIILKDNPKIVVIDSIQTLYSENVNSIPGSMTQIRETTLKIIEMAKSREISFFIVGHITKDGKVAGPKMLEHMVDAVIQIEGEENSFYRIIRTLKNRFGSTNEISIFDMKEDGISEITNPSEFFIGEREEKNVGSIITPILEGSRVFLFEVQSLLTNTTFGLPRRIIEGYDKNRVEILGAVLSKFLKLDLSSKDIFINIPGGLTLKDRSSDLAVIFSLISSINALAVSQKIAAVGELGLRGEIRRVAFIKNRIKELERLGFKGVYLPTANKKDLESEDFKIKLIYLKNIEELIERVKK, from the coding sequence ATGGCGTCAAAATCAGGATATATTTGTTCCGAATGTGGATATACAAGTAAAAAATGGCTGGGAAAGTGTCCTAATTGTGAGTCATGGGGTACTTTTGAAGAAGAAGTGGATATAAAGAAAACACTTTCAAAGATCTCGGCGGAAGATGTGGAGATAGTGAAGCTCGAAGAAATAGAACTGGGAAAGGAATTTCGTATGGTAACGAAATTCAGCGAGTTCGACAGAGTTTTGGGCGGCGGTCTGGTTAAAGGAGAAGTAGTACTTATAAGCGGAAATCCCGGAATAGGGAAGTCCACTTTTTTGCTGCAATTAATTGATGAATATTCCAAAACCGGAAATGTCTTTTATATATCCGGTGAAGAATCACTAAGACAGATAAAACAACGCGCGGACAGACTCGGGGTAAAGAGTAAGAGCCTGTATCTCGCCAATGAAACAAATCTGGAAAAGATAGAATCAATAATTTTAAAAGATAATCCTAAGATAGTTGTGATAGACTCTATTCAGACACTATATTCAGAGAATGTAAATTCAATACCGGGAAGTATGACACAAATCAGAGAAACAACACTGAAGATAATAGAGATGGCCAAGAGCAGGGAGATATCTTTTTTTATAGTAGGACATATAACTAAAGACGGAAAGGTAGCCGGACCTAAGATGCTGGAGCATATGGTAGATGCGGTTATTCAGATAGAAGGCGAGGAAAACAGCTTTTACAGAATTATAAGAACTCTAAAGAACAGATTCGGCTCTACGAATGAAATATCGATCTTTGACATGAAAGAGGACGGGATAAGCGAGATAACAAATCCGTCGGAATTTTTTATAGGAGAAAGAGAAGAAAAAAATGTCGGGAGTATAATAACACCTATATTGGAAGGAAGCAGGGTATTTTTATTTGAAGTACAGTCACTGCTTACCAATACTACATTCGGTCTTCCGCGGAGAATAATCGAAGGCTATGATAAAAACAGAGTGGAAATATTAGGTGCTGTTTTGAGTAAGTTTCTGAAACTGGATCTGAGTTCAAAGGATATTTTTATAAATATTCCCGGAGGACTTACCCTAAAAGACAGAAGCTCTGATCTGGCAGTGATTTTTTCGCTGATTTCTTCTATAAATGCCCTTGCCGTAAGCCAGAAAATAGCAGCTGTGGGCGAATTAGGGCTGAGAGGTGAGATAAGAAGGGTTGCATTTATAAAAAACAGAATAAAAGAGCTGGAAAGACTGGGCTTTAAAGGTGTCTATCTTCCTACGGCAAATAAAAAAGATTTAGAATCAGAAGATTTTAAGATAAAACTTATTTACCTGAAGAATATTGAGGAGTTGATAGAAAGGGTGAAAAAATAA
- a CDS encoding basic amino acid ABC transporter substrate-binding protein has translation MKKTLFLLSLMLLFVLSCGSKNETAAADGGEKPAEGQEKVLRVGTNPEFKPFEYVGEGGKTEGFDIDLMNMIGEELGYKIEWKTMAFDGLIPALKNNEIDAIIAGMSVTEERKAAVDFSDEYYISKFAYVRLKGDTSLNSIDDMKDKRLGAQLGTIQEQEAKKISEKTVVNEAITSLILELKNKNLDALVLEDVVASAYVSENPELEIFATKDMTDNGGTAIAFDKGKNPELIKQVNETIIKLKENGKYDELLKKYNLK, from the coding sequence ATGAAAAAAACATTATTTTTATTAAGTCTTATGCTTTTATTTGTATTAAGCTGCGGTTCAAAGAATGAGACGGCTGCTGCAGACGGCGGAGAAAAACCGGCAGAAGGACAGGAAAAGGTACTGCGTGTAGGTACTAATCCGGAATTTAAGCCGTTTGAATATGTAGGTGAAGGCGGGAAGACAGAAGGTTTTGATATAGACCTTATGAATATGATCGGTGAAGAGCTTGGTTATAAAATCGAATGGAAAACAATGGCATTTGACGGACTTATTCCTGCATTAAAAAATAACGAGATAGATGCAATAATAGCAGGTATGAGCGTTACTGAGGAAAGAAAAGCAGCTGTGGATTTTAGTGATGAATATTATATCTCAAAATTTGCATATGTGAGATTAAAAGGTGATACATCATTAAACAGCATTGATGACATGAAAGATAAAAGACTCGGAGCACAGCTGGGGACTATTCAGGAACAGGAAGCTAAGAAAATAAGTGAAAAAACAGTTGTTAACGAGGCTATTACATCATTAATCCTTGAATTAAAAAATAAGAATCTTGATGCCCTTGTTCTTGAAGACGTAGTAGCAAGTGCTTATGTAAGTGAAAATCCTGAATTGGAGATTTTTGCTACAAAAGATATGACAGATAACGGCGGAACAGCTATAGCTTTTGATAAAGGGAAAAATCCTGAATTAATTAAGCAGGTAAATGAAACTATAATAAAATTAAAAGAAAACGGAAAATATGACGAATTACTAAAAAAATATAATTTGAAATAG
- the prfA gene encoding peptide chain release factor 1 has translation MFQKLDDVVKKHEELTQLLMDPVVTSDPKKIMEYNKALNSINDVVEKYKYYKDKKEELASLKEDLKNEKDNEMKEMILEEIKNVEEEIPNIEEELKILLLPQDPNDEKNVIMEIRAGAGGDEAALFAYDVFRMFSRYAERNKWKVEVIDRNDIGVGGLKEIVFLIKGKGAYSKLKYESGVHRVQRVPDTESSGRIHTSTITVAVLPEIDDVSQVEINPGDLKVDTYRASGAGGQHVNTTDSAVRITHIPTGIVVTSQDERSQLKNRERAMKVLASKIYEMEVEEQRKTVESERRLQVGSGDRSEKIRTYNFPQGRVTDHRIKLTLHKLDQVLDGDLVELIDALTAYAQAELLKAVGENE, from the coding sequence ATGTTTCAGAAATTAGATGATGTAGTAAAAAAACACGAGGAACTTACGCAGTTATTAATGGATCCTGTGGTAACAAGCGATCCTAAAAAAATAATGGAATATAACAAAGCACTAAACAGTATAAATGATGTGGTGGAAAAGTATAAATACTATAAGGATAAAAAAGAAGAACTGGCTTCATTAAAAGAAGATCTGAAAAATGAAAAAGACAACGAAATGAAGGAAATGATTCTGGAAGAAATAAAAAATGTGGAAGAAGAGATACCTAATATAGAAGAGGAATTGAAAATACTTCTGTTACCTCAGGATCCTAATGATGAGAAAAACGTAATTATGGAAATAAGAGCCGGAGCAGGAGGAGATGAGGCAGCATTATTTGCTTACGATGTCTTTAGAATGTTTTCACGATATGCAGAAAGAAATAAATGGAAAGTGGAAGTAATAGACAGAAATGATATAGGAGTGGGCGGACTAAAGGAGATAGTATTCCTGATAAAGGGAAAAGGAGCATATTCCAAGCTAAAGTATGAGAGCGGCGTTCACAGAGTACAGAGAGTTCCTGACACAGAATCTTCAGGAAGAATACATACATCGACTATTACTGTGGCCGTACTTCCGGAAATTGATGATGTAAGTCAGGTAGAAATAAATCCCGGTGATTTGAAAGTAGATACATACAGAGCAAGCGGAGCCGGAGGTCAGCACGTAAATACCACTGATTCAGCAGTAAGAATTACTCATATTCCCACTGGTATAGTGGTAACTTCACAGGATGAAAGATCACAGCTGAAAAACAGAGAAAGAGCAATGAAGGTATTAGCTTCAAAGATTTATGAAATGGAAGTGGAAGAACAAAGAAAAACTGTAGAAAGCGAAAGAAGATTACAGGTAGGCTCAGGTGACAGATCAGAGAAAATAAGAACATATAATTTTCCGCAGGGAAGAGTAACAGATCACAGAATCAAGCTTACATTACATAAATTAGATCAGGTTCTGGACGGGGATCTGGTTGAGCTGATAGATGCATTAACAGCATATGCACAGGCGGAACTTTTGAAGGCAGTCGGTGAGAATGAATAA
- the fabF gene encoding beta-ketoacyl-ACP synthase II, with protein sequence MRRVVITGVGLITALGTGTEKTWKSLLDGDCGINTIESFDTSDQSVHIAGEVRDFNPEDYIQKKELKKLGRFSQFAIAASKMALDDAKLDINESNATRVGVIIGSGIGALEVIETEIGKMIEKGPKRISPFYIPAVITNMASGNVSIYTGAKGPNKAIVTACASGTHSIGDAFQTILLGKADAIIAGGSEATITRSGIGGFASIKALSNNPDPKKASRPFSADRDGFVMGEGAGILIVEELEHALKRGAKIYAEIVGYGETGDAYHMTAPEESGNGAARAMQMAMEQGNINPNEVDYINAHGTSTPLNDKIETRAIKTVFGDHAKELAVSSTKGAVGHLLGGAGGVEAGFLALAIHEGVMPPTVNYDNPDPDCDLYYVPNKSEKKEIRYGLSNTLGFGGHNAVVAFKKYEK encoded by the coding sequence ATGAGAAGAGTAGTTATTACCGGAGTTGGGCTAATAACAGCTTTGGGAACTGGTACGGAAAAAACATGGAAATCTTTGTTGGACGGTGACTGCGGAATTAACACAATAGAATCTTTTGACACTAGTGATCAGTCTGTTCATATAGCAGGAGAAGTGCGTGATTTCAATCCGGAAGATTACATACAGAAAAAGGAATTAAAAAAATTGGGAAGATTTTCTCAATTCGCAATTGCAGCTTCTAAAATGGCACTTGATGATGCAAAACTGGATATAAACGAGTCAAACGCAACAAGAGTTGGTGTTATTATAGGTTCCGGTATTGGAGCTCTTGAAGTTATAGAAACTGAAATCGGAAAAATGATAGAAAAAGGACCGAAAAGAATCTCTCCTTTCTATATTCCGGCAGTTATTACAAATATGGCGTCAGGAAATGTATCAATATATACAGGAGCAAAAGGACCTAATAAGGCAATAGTAACAGCATGTGCATCTGGAACACATTCTATAGGAGACGCTTTCCAGACAATTTTACTCGGTAAAGCAGATGCTATAATTGCCGGAGGGTCGGAAGCTACAATAACAAGAAGTGGAATCGGAGGATTTGCCAGTATAAAAGCATTATCAAATAATCCAGATCCTAAAAAGGCTTCAAGACCGTTTTCTGCTGACAGAGATGGTTTTGTTATGGGAGAAGGAGCCGGTATACTAATAGTAGAAGAGCTTGAGCATGCATTAAAAAGAGGTGCTAAAATATATGCAGAGATCGTAGGCTATGGAGAAACAGGTGATGCATATCATATGACAGCACCTGAGGAAAGCGGAAACGGAGCAGCACGTGCAATGCAGATGGCTATGGAGCAGGGGAATATCAACCCAAATGAAGTAGACTATATAAATGCACACGGGACATCAACACCGCTGAATGATAAAATAGAAACTCGTGCTATAAAAACAGTATTTGGAGATCATGCTAAAGAGCTTGCAGTAAGTTCTACAAAAGGAGCCGTTGGTCATCTTTTAGGCGGAGCAGGCGGAGTAGAAGCCGGATTTTTAGCACTTGCAATTCATGAAGGAGTAATGCCTCCCACAGTGAATTATGATAATCCGGATCCTGACTGTGATTTATATTATGTACCGAATAAATCAGAAAAGAAAGAGATAAGATACGGACTGTCAAATACGCTTGGATTTGGCGGACATAATGCAGTAGTAGCATTTAAAAAATATGAAAAATAA
- the rnc gene encoding ribonuclease III: MDDSKLRELMEKIGYEFDDIKLLKEALIHRSYANEHGEIENINNERLEFLGDAVLDLISTEYIYTKEKDDNEGDLAKLKSRIISEPIFSAVSKEIALGEYLFLSNGEEITGGRDRKSILGDAFEALIGAIFMDSGFDEAKRIALKYLKDKIDNIDDLEELKDYKTLLQELFQSKFHIIPNYEILSEKGPDHNKKFEIAVKLKEEIVGIGTGTSKKEAEKNAAREAYFLFKK, encoded by the coding sequence ATGGATGATTCAAAATTAAGAGAGCTGATGGAGAAAATCGGATATGAATTTGATGATATTAAGCTTTTGAAAGAAGCATTAATCCATCGTTCTTATGCAAACGAGCATGGTGAAATAGAAAATATAAATAATGAAAGGCTTGAATTTCTGGGAGATGCAGTACTGGATCTGATATCGACGGAATATATATATACAAAAGAAAAGGATGATAATGAAGGTGATCTTGCCAAGCTAAAGAGCAGAATAATCAGTGAGCCGATATTTTCTGCCGTTTCAAAGGAAATAGCCCTGGGAGAATATCTTTTTTTAAGCAACGGTGAGGAAATAACCGGAGGACGTGACAGAAAATCTATACTCGGAGATGCTTTTGAAGCATTGATAGGTGCTATATTTATGGATTCGGGATTTGATGAGGCTAAAAGAATAGCACTCAAATATCTGAAAGATAAAATAGACAATATAGATGATCTTGAAGAACTGAAAGATTATAAAACACTCCTGCAGGAGCTTTTCCAAAGTAAATTTCACATTATACCCAATTACGAAATTCTATCGGAAAAAGGGCCGGATCATAATAAAAAATTTGAAATAGCAGTAAAATTAAAAGAAGAAATAGTGGGCATAGGAACAGGAACAAGCAAAAAAGAAGCAGAAAAAAATGCCGCGAGAGAAGCTTATTTTTTATTTAAAAAATAA
- the disA gene encoding DNA integrity scanning diadenylate cyclase DisA, whose protein sequence is MTRKEILTGIFSLVAPGTLLRDALGRIQEAGLGALIVIGDEESLKYMIDGGFNLNVDFTPQKLYELSKMDGALMVSENLRKISYANIQLQPKATIHTDESGTRHRTADRVAKQTGNLVLAVSERRNKITIYKGSFRYEILDMKDILAKTSQALMALEKYATAIHHHLTNLTILEFDNMVTVNEVVEGIKKYGLLYRITDELDEYILELGSEGRLIVLQYEELMQGIKEDLYDLIRDYNNSEETVDKIFSDIRKLNKEELLELGKIAHIMGFGKAYSNFDKRITPRGYRILSEIKRITKKDIELLIKAFNDLPEILDATSEDIAKIKGISKFKASSIVRGLKRLRNTLIMER, encoded by the coding sequence ATGACAAGAAAAGAAATATTGACCGGAATATTTTCCTTAGTCGCACCTGGGACATTATTAAGAGACGCTTTAGGCAGAATACAGGAAGCAGGATTGGGAGCGCTGATAGTAATAGGAGACGAAGAAAGTCTGAAATATATGATAGACGGAGGATTTAATTTAAATGTAGATTTTACTCCCCAAAAATTATATGAACTTTCTAAAATGGACGGAGCATTAATGGTATCCGAAAACCTGAGAAAAATTTCGTATGCCAATATTCAGCTTCAGCCAAAGGCTACCATACATACAGATGAAAGCGGAACAAGACACAGAACAGCGGACAGAGTAGCAAAGCAGACGGGTAATCTTGTGCTGGCGGTATCTGAAAGAAGAAATAAAATAACTATATATAAGGGAAGCTTTAGGTATGAGATTCTGGATATGAAGGATATACTGGCAAAAACAAGTCAGGCATTGATGGCTCTTGAAAAATATGCGACAGCAATACACCATCATTTAACTAATCTTACAATACTTGAATTTGACAATATGGTTACTGTTAACGAAGTGGTGGAGGGAATAAAAAAATACGGTCTTTTATATAGAATAACCGACGAGCTGGATGAGTATATACTGGAGCTTGGAAGTGAAGGACGTCTGATAGTACTCCAGTATGAGGAGCTTATGCAGGGGATCAAGGAAGATCTTTATGATCTTATAAGAGATTATAATAACAGTGAAGAGACTGTGGATAAAATATTCAGCGATATCAGAAAGCTAAATAAGGAAGAATTGCTGGAACTTGGGAAAATTGCCCATATAATGGGATTCGGAAAGGCATACAGCAATTTTGACAAGAGAATAACACCAAGAGGGTACAGAATACTAAGTGAAATTAAGAGAATAACTAAAAAAGATATAGAATTATTAATAAAGGCTTTTAATGATTTGCCGGAGATTCTGGATGCAACATCGGAAGATATAGCAAAAATAAAAGGAATAAGCAAATTCAAGGCAAGTTCCATTGTAAGAGGACTAAAGAGACTGAGAAATACACTAATAATGGAAAGATAG